One region of Kosmotoga arenicorallina S304 genomic DNA includes:
- a CDS encoding nucleotidyltransferase domain-containing protein → MEAIKIAEEFIEKYYPDCLVVFLSGSVVRGEETPTSDLDIVVILKPGEKYHRRSFIFSRKPIEVFANTEESIEKFFKFDIADKEPSLPQMCSEGIIIRDTHGLGERIKGHARELLAQGPGKLSKKEIDDYRYSITDLLDDLSGSTKREESIFIVERLVNDAVKLYLLANGQWIGKGKWLYRALKSFDPNLAKELVTAMELFFNHNNTSAVIELVDRILTPFGGRLFEGYYRD, encoded by the coding sequence ATGGAAGCCATAAAAATTGCTGAAGAATTCATTGAAAAATATTATCCCGATTGTCTTGTAGTTTTTCTATCGGGTAGCGTTGTAAGAGGCGAAGAAACACCAACTTCAGACCTTGATATTGTCGTCATTTTAAAACCGGGAGAAAAGTATCACCGCCGCTCCTTCATCTTCAGTCGCAAGCCAATTGAAGTCTTTGCCAATACCGAGGAGTCTATCGAAAAATTCTTCAAGTTTGATATCGCTGATAAAGAACCGTCATTACCTCAAATGTGTTCCGAAGGAATAATCATTAGAGACACGCACGGGCTCGGTGAAAGAATTAAAGGACATGCTCGTGAATTGCTTGCACAAGGCCCCGGCAAACTTTCAAAAAAAGAAATCGACGACTATCGATACAGCATTACAGATCTTCTTGATGATCTTTCCGGCTCAACAAAGAGAGAAGAATCGATCTTTATAGTTGAAAGATTGGTAAATGATGCGGTGAAGCTGTACCTTCTGGCCAACGGCCAATGGATAGGAAAGGGAAAGTGGTTGTACCGCGCGTTGAAATCCTTCGATCCCAATCTGGCTAAAGAATTGGTAACCGCAATGGAGCTTTTCTTTAATCACAATAATACTTCTGCTGTTATAGAACTCGTTGATAGAATTCTTACTCCTTTTGGCGGCAGATTATTCGAAGGCTATTACAGAGATTGA
- a CDS encoding L-lactate MFS transporter, whose translation MDDRMQLDIKQYDKHLTSRWKVPFGGFLLALMGGVSYSWGVFIIPLMEKYNWSKAQATLPFTVFMVVFAIVMVPAGRFQDKAGPRKASMYGSVLFFLAYGLASLIDRIPSLWWLVITYGVIGGIACGLTYASVAPPVRKWFPDKPGLAVSLAVMGFGLSALLFAPLKVDYLIPLFGINGTFLILAIMTSTLSFVGAWLVKNPPDGWNPLSKKAKSKRPKRRVVVKGELTPREMLKTPVFWLIWITFALVIAGGFISLGLITSYGQKTLGLIPLEAAIATSIFAGFNGFGRPVAGYLGDRLGILWVMNIVYVVQAMILIFFPAFVLDQLSLYIAAAFLGLGFAATLALFPTLTSICFGTKHLGTNYGLVFTAFGIGAVAPVVGSWLFDITGSFTPAFISAGIMSAIGMILTLTLKKKYALH comes from the coding sequence ATGGATGACAGGATGCAATTGGACATAAAGCAATACGATAAACATTTAACCAGCAGATGGAAAGTCCCTTTTGGAGGATTTTTGCTTGCGTTAATGGGAGGGGTTTCCTACTCATGGGGCGTATTCATAATTCCATTGATGGAAAAATATAATTGGTCAAAAGCCCAGGCGACATTGCCATTTACCGTTTTCATGGTTGTGTTTGCAATTGTCATGGTCCCTGCCGGAAGGTTTCAAGACAAGGCCGGGCCTAGAAAAGCTTCTATGTATGGTTCCGTGCTATTTTTTCTTGCATATGGATTAGCATCTTTAATTGACCGAATCCCTTCTCTTTGGTGGCTGGTTATAACTTATGGGGTAATTGGCGGTATAGCATGTGGATTAACTTACGCCAGCGTTGCTCCTCCAGTGAGGAAATGGTTTCCAGACAAGCCCGGGCTCGCTGTTTCATTAGCAGTGATGGGCTTTGGCCTATCCGCTTTGCTCTTTGCACCCCTTAAAGTGGATTACCTGATACCTCTTTTTGGAATTAACGGTACTTTTCTAATTCTGGCCATCATGACTTCTACCCTTTCCTTTGTTGGAGCCTGGTTGGTGAAAAACCCGCCTGATGGGTGGAACCCTCTGAGCAAAAAAGCTAAAAGTAAAAGGCCGAAAAGAAGGGTGGTAGTAAAAGGGGAACTTACACCAAGAGAAATGCTCAAAACTCCTGTGTTTTGGCTTATATGGATAACTTTCGCACTGGTGATTGCAGGGGGATTCATATCTCTTGGATTAATTACATCTTATGGCCAGAAAACCCTCGGCTTAATTCCACTGGAAGCTGCGATAGCGACTTCTATATTCGCGGGTTTTAATGGTTTTGGCAGGCCGGTTGCAGGATATCTCGGCGACAGATTAGGGATTTTATGGGTTATGAACATCGTCTATGTTGTTCAAGCAATGATCCTTATATTCTTCCCTGCTTTTGTACTGGACCAGCTTTCATTGTATATTGCTGCCGCCTTTTTAGGATTGGGATTTGCAGCAACATTGGCTCTTTTCCCTACGCTAACCTCCATTTGCTTTGGAACAAAACACTTAGGTACCAACTACGGATTGGTATTCACTGCCTTTGGAATAGGTGCTGTTGCACCTGTGGTCGGTTCGTGGTTATTCGATATCACAGGTAGTTTTACCCCTGCGTTTATTTCTGCAGGCATAATGTCGGCAATAGGTATGATTCTGACTTTGACTCTTAAAAAGAAATATGCGCTACATTAG
- a CDS encoding flavodoxin domain-containing protein, whose protein sequence is MKEKRIMIAYISKHRGNTYKIAKVISNELGAEIKKAEEVAPEELLNYDLIGLGSGIYAFGMHGKIKKLLKKSGNGNGKKVFLISTSGDPNGSKYHKGVKKILEKKNFKLVGEFNCPGAYYPWLLFGKKGINADRPNSEDIEKAKEFAREIMEKWI, encoded by the coding sequence ATGAAAGAAAAGAGAATAATGATAGCTTATATTTCAAAGCATAGGGGCAATACATATAAGATTGCAAAGGTTATTTCAAATGAATTGGGAGCTGAGATCAAAAAAGCAGAAGAGGTAGCCCCAGAAGAATTGTTGAACTACGATCTAATCGGTTTAGGTTCCGGGATCTACGCTTTTGGCATGCATGGAAAGATCAAGAAATTGCTTAAAAAGAGCGGCAATGGAAACGGCAAGAAGGTTTTTCTAATTTCCACTTCTGGCGATCCGAATGGTTCGAAATATCATAAAGGGGTTAAAAAGATCCTTGAAAAGAAGAATTTCAAACTTGTTGGAGAATTTAATTGCCCGGGAGCCTATTATCCCTGGTTGCTTTTTGGGAAAAAGGGAATAAATGCCGACAGGCCAAATTCAGAAGATATTGAAAAGGCAAAAGAATTCGCAAGGGAAATTATGGAAAAATGGATATAA